In the Uranotaenia lowii strain MFRU-FL chromosome 1, ASM2978415v1, whole genome shotgun sequence genome, TACTTTTCTATGAACCGTTTTCagtgtttttctttcttttcgtATGTACTGCACTACACCTCAAACCAAGAGCAGACATCTGAAAATAATTAACAATCTTTTAATAAGACTTTCAGGCGAAGTTCGGCTCAAATAAGAGATGtgtttgataacaaaatgaaagtaaaatttgatttcttaaaatCGAGATAGATCCAGCGATGcgaagccaaaattggatgtctttTTCGACGTTAAGTTATTTCTACCGAAAGCTCCGGGACAGCAGCCAATACTTCCTTTTGGACCCCCACTTATTTATATATCGATGGATAGATTAATTCATGacaatgtcaaaaaatataaaaacaggaCAACGTAAGACCCTATCTGAAGTTGTATATAACTATTTCAGAAACAGTTAAATCGGAAGCAGCTACTGGCAATcttgaaaataacatttaaaatttatttctaaatattaaaaactagtataaattatctatacaaaacaaaattaaaaaccacaATGTCGGTCAACATTTGCTGCCAGCGGAACGCACGCAAACTTCCGGTTCATATTGATCCGAAAAGGCTGATTATGGATTTTTTTGGGATCACTTTCGGTGGTTACATGAAGTTGCCTATTTTGCCATTCCCCAGAAAGatcttttaaattcaattttctgggattttttcgaagaatgtgcgcttcgggtcatattaaCCCGAAAAGCTTTGGAAGGTTATTAATGGAAGCCTCGATCGGAATAAAATTTCACCGGCTGCCGTGAAATGTAACGCAATTATAATAATTCTGTCATTATACTCATACATTTTCATCGCCCAGGAGATAACGGATAATCAGCACCGCGTATGTCATAAGAAACTGCGCCAAACCAAcgcattttttgtttaaataatctGCTCCGCCGATCTCGCTTTTCACACGGCTGAACCAATTTCACTTTATTGTTAGCgatgtgtgtttttttaaacatttacatCCGATCGAACATCGAATGGCCAGTACAAATTGCAGGTTTACAAGGGTGTCACAattttttcgttcttttttcacttattttaaattttaattggtAGCTCAAATACAGaagttaaaaaactttcaatcagaaatttgaaaaagaaatctttACAATTCGTGGACACCCTAATAATGCATGGGTATGTATGTCTTTAATTCCATAAGGTGAAATGCCATTTCATGCTGGAGGCTGGTGGCAGTAGGCGAAGTGAAAACTGCATCTGATGACGTGCAATTGAGTGGAAAAACATCGGCGTAGGTTGGTTACATCgaatttcacattatttttgttttttttttcgtttaacaatttttcatcaataaaacCATGCTTCCAGCTAGCAATGTTTTAACAGATTATTCGCTTGCGACTGAAACGGGTCTCATTGCTGTGCGACCAAAATAAGATCATAAAAGCTTCggaacaaattttttatatcgattttttatcatatctcgTAAACTTTCGACTGTTCGAAACGAAAAATGGTAGGAAGAGGTCATCAATCACAATAAAAATTCGGTTGACAGTTTTCGTTGCTTTCTCATCGCTGCGGTTTCCTGGTATTTATCATTTATCGCAAAttcgaatgaaataaattaaatcgagAGATATGGGTCTGATTAAAAGCGGGATTCGCGCTAGCAAATGTGCCTCGTGTGTCCTggtttggaagatttttttcaaaagggttAAATAATGTTTTCACAGCTGTacggggagttttttttttttggttgcggCAATGAATCAACATTTTTCTCTCTCAAAATTGGGGCTATCGTTAAACAGAGGTGGGAAAAACATAAATGAAAACGaggaaaattgaaatccatcgACGGTTTATGTCAACAgtggaaattttattattttttattgccctGACGAGttcatattgattttttggGGAACATTCAACAAATTATCAACTGAATTTTAGGTTTAAATGTAActtcttgatcaaattttaaaaattcctaTAGATCGTAGTAGTCCGAGGAACAGTTTATGTTCGGTGTGGTAGTTTCCAATTCTCGATAGTGATCGAAGTAATCGAGGAAGTCTCGATAGAAGAACTTTAGTTAGTCTGTCAAAATGGTAAGTCTGTAATTAATAAAATCAAGTCCTTCAAGTTAAATTTCAAGAAGTGTTTCATTTAGTTTATCTGGAGAATACAGATTACATTCggtaagaatttttttccatgACATCAATAAATGAACTTCCAAATATTCAACATCAGTTGTCTTCAGGTTTTATGAGCCCAGTGACGCCAGGCTAGAAGGAGCgattctgaaaaaagtttttggtaaATAGCCGATGGAggcgctgccgaatttgggtgatggttttgcattggtgcaagtgggatgcagctgaaatttcacccaactttttaCAGATCTTACGgggttttcttaaggagagaaagaataacttttcgattccatcgcccaatCAATTGTTCAAGAAGTCGAGATGAAAAACGCACATAAGGCAGAAATTGCCCTATTTGCTGGAACCTGATACGATACCTGGATGTTCCGGGTAAGTCAAAGCAAATAAGTTTGGTAAATAAATCCAAATCAGATTCATGTTTCAGGAAAGTTCTTGGAAAAAGCTATCCAAACATAATGGAAATATCTCTTTACTAATCGCTGCTCGTTTGAGCACTTACTGTTAGTGTGACCCAGTACATCAAAAAGGATACACCGGGGTAGTATTATCCTTCGTTATGTATAAAAATGTCAGCGGATCAGATTACTTTTTCATTACAGTTGGATTTATAGGTGAGATGTATGCAAATAGTGATGAGGTATTCTATGAACGAAATTAATTAGGGCCCGATTTGTTTCCACATCAGCGAATTCAATCGCACTTAATCCCTTTAACAAACAATTCCGTTCGAAAGTGGTCTGTATTTTTTCGCCATCGTCGAGTTGTTCTGTGTTTGTTTAGGGTTGAAACATTGAGGGCTCCATCAATTCCGGCGACAAGTGCTGTTGAAACCCCTGGTTTCTGCTATAAAATGAACCCACCAGAAAACTTCTTCGCTCGAACGCCCATGTATTCTTTGACAAGTGTAATTTCTGACAAGCTAGAACACACCACAAAaaccacattttttctgaaagatCTCGAGCAAGggtgaaatattttctgttgaaacTAGTTGAAGTTAGTGATCTATGTTTCGTTATATTTGAGGATTTTCTCAGGATATATTACACTACAATTCGTGAGTAATCATGCAAAATACCACCAATTGATTATTCTAAATGAATTTATTTCCTACCTAGAACTAAGTTTTCGAGCTTAAATATTACCACGTTGTTTCTGCAAGTCATTTCGTGCCGTCTCAATAAGAGCagtaaaaaattaccgaatcCGGAATACCGGAATAAGTAAGTTGACCATTAAAGTGCAAAATATTCTTCATTAAATAACCAACTATAATTTGTTAAACTAGGAAACTGCTCTATCTTACAAACACGCACTAAACACAGAACATTTATAATTGGAAAAGGAAACTAAAATTGTACGTATTCacacaaatcaaaaatatttacaataactaatcctgtacaataaaatttaCAGTTTGAGCTGCTGCTGTAATACAAGCTGCtacgaaaaatagtttttcgttcTACAATTCCGaacatttctcaaaaattttaacctcaCTTTTTGAGATGGCATCATCGAGCTGTGGGAAGTGCGATCGTTTGGATACGGATGAGATGGTAGCTTGCGAATCATGTTCGGCCCGGTTCCACTGTGACTGTGTGGGAGAGTCCCCAGGAGTAACCGGCCGAAAATTTAAGTGCGATGTTTGTCTTTCCAAGAAGACAAGAAAAACCACAACTAAAAAGCCTACCAAAGTTGGTGATTCGAGTGCTAATCTTCCGCCCACTCAATCACTGGGCACTATCCGAGAAGTCTGTGGTAATTTAGCCGTGCTTGTGGATCCTGTTTTACCAATTCCTCCAGTGATGAGTGAAAATTATACCCGAACACCCGATTGTGATCAAGCCACGATCATCTCCCAAGGTCGTCATACTGCAGGCCTAATGGAACTCGATTTTGATCAGGAGCTTCAGAAAATGAGGGACGAAATGGAACGCAACGAGAGGAAGTTGGAGCAGGAACGGGTACTACGTGAGAAGCAGCTGGAATTCGAGCGTCAGTATGCCGAAAAGCGCCAAAAACAGGAGAAGCAGctccaacaaaaacaactcgAGATGGAAAAATCTATATTAGCCAAGAAGTTAGCTGATGAAATGGaattccaacaacagcaacgtGCACTCCGGGAAGACTACGAGCGAGCCCGTAGTGAAATGCTGTCGGTCAGCCAAGAAGAAGCTATAGGTGGATACGATCCGATCAAGGAACGAGATGATCTTTCTGGTGTCgagaaagtgaaaaagtggCTCCGTGATGACGAACCGAAACAAATCAACGATGCGATCAACCCGCATTCGGGTTGTAAATTCGAACGTCCCACGTACCCAAAGCCTCTTGCAGAAAAGGTACAGAAACGAATTATATCTGACGAACAGTCCAGCGCCAGTGGCATTGATGATTACCCCCCGAGAGCTGGTGTCGTGCAATCCGTCGTGGATCGCGAGCCGCAGCCAGGGCCAACAAGGGCACAGCTCGCTGCGCGTTCAGCTTTACTAAGAAATTTGCCAACTTTCAGCGGCAAGCCAGAGGAATGGCCGCTTTTTATTAGCTCCTACAAAAATTCAACCGAAGCTTGCGGTTTGTCGAACCAGGAGAATTTAGTGAGACTGCAAGACTGTCTCAAAGGTCCCGCTCTTGAGTCCGTCCGCAGCCGATTGATGCTGCCGTCGTCAGTACCGAAGATTATTGAAATGCTCCGTGAAGTGTACGGCCGGCCGGAGCAGCTTATACACTCACTGCTTAGCAAAGTAAAACGAGCCGCTGCACCGAGGGCTGATCGCCTAGACACTTTCATCCAGTTTGGAATGGTTGTCCAGGAATTATGCGACCATCTAGAAGCAGCTGACCTCCACGATCACCTGGTGAATCCCACCCTGATCCAAGAGCTAGTCGAGAAGCTGCCAGCAGCCACCAAGAGAGAGTGGGTCCAATTCAAACGCGCCGAGCGGAGGACTACCCTCCGAACATTCGCcgattttacttcaaaaatcatgtCTGAAGCTAGCGAAGTAACTTTGGTGGTGGACCAGAAATTTTCTGACCTTCGACTCGGTGAAAAGCCTAGATCAAAGGAAAAAGGTTTCCTTCATGCGCATTCCAGTGGAGCTGTGGGGAATCCATTCCCGGTACCATCGATTTGTCGTTTCTGCAGAAAAGATAATCACAGAATCCGAAACTGTGATGATTTCCGGTCACGTCCCCTGAAGGAGAGAATCAGACTGATGAACCAGTGGAAGCTTTGTGAACGATGTCTGAATGAGCACGACGGATGGTGCCGATTCAAAATCACGTGCAACGTAGGCTCCTGCCGTCAACATCACCATCCACTAGTGCATCGTGATTCCCGAGAATCTCAACCGACAAGGCAAAATTCTGCGCAAACGATTGATGTTTTTCCCGCGCAAAATCCTATGCCGATAAATGCCCATCACGACACGAAGTTCCCCGTAATTTTTCGAATGGCTCCAGTCACTATTCACAACGGCAACCATTCAATTAAAACGATAGCATACATTGACGAGGGTTCGTCAATCACATTGATCGAAGACAACCTAGCACGAGAATTAAAATTGAGAGGCATTCCCCAACCGCTGACTTTGCAGTGGACCGCAAACGTAGTTCGGCACGAAGCTCTCTCCGAGTGTGTCTGCGTAGAAATTTCCGGCGATGGAGGTGATCGTTTCCAGCTGAGTGATGCGCATACAGTTAAGAAGATGCACCTACCGCGTCAGCTGATCGACTTTCAACAAATTTCGAACCAGTATCCACACTTGCGAGGTCTGTTTGCTGCTACCCACACAGGGGAAGAGCCACGAATATTGATCGGCTTAAATAATGTTTTCCTGTTTGCGCCGCTCGAATCACGAGTCGGTGATCCTTCGGAGCCGATCGCTGTCCGCTCGCATCTGGGGTGGACAATTTACGGGCCACGAAAGCCACAAGGTTCCTCTGTGTTTGTTGGCTGCCATGACGAGATGCGTGTTACGAATCTAGACCTGCACGATCAGATTCGTACTTATTTCCAAGCCGATGATTCGGGTTTTCTGGTGAAAGAGTTGCCGGAGTCCGACGATTTGAAGCGAGCTCGTTCCATCTTGAACCGCACTACCGTTCGAGTTGATGGACGCTACGAGGTTGGTCTTTTGTGGGCAAAGGACGATATTAAGCTCCCAGACAGTTTTGCTATGGCTTTACAGCGAGAGAAACATTTCGAGCGCCGTTTGAAAAAGAATCCACACATCGAGCAAGTTGTTCGTCAGCAAGTTGAGGCGTACTTATCGAAGCGCTATGCGCATAAAGCTACGCCCGAAGAATTAGATTCTGCAGTACCGGGACGAATTTGGTACCTTCCGTTAAATTATGTTGAGAACCCGAAAAAGCCCGGTAAAGTGAGGTTGGTGTGGGACGCCGCTGCTCAAGCGCATGGAATATCGCTCAATTCCGTACTACTACCGGGGCCCGATCTCCTCACATCCCTCCCAGCTGTCATTCAACGATTCCGAGAGCGAAAGGTTGCTTTCGGAGCGGACCTCCGCGAAATGTATCATCAGATACGCGTGCGGGAGCAGGACCGCCAAGCCCAACGGTTTCTCTTCCGAAGTAATCCCAACGTCGAGCCCGAAATTTATATTATGGATGTCTGCACGTTCGGGTCGGCGTGCTCCCCTGCCGTGGCTCAGTTCGTGAAGAAACTGAATGCTACTCAATTTGTCGACAAGTTTCCCGAAGCCGTTGGCGTTATTGACAGGCGTCATTACGTCGACGACTATTATGACTGTACCGATACCGAGGAACAAGCGATCACCCGAGCGCAGCAAGTGCGATACATACACCAGCAAGCAGGCTTCGAATTCCATGGCTGGGTTTCGAACCGCAAGTCTGTTCTTCAAGCTCTCGGTGCCCCTTCGACTCCGGAAGTGGCATTAAGCGACCCCAAAACCAGTGGCACTCAGCGTGTTTTGGGAATAATTTGGAAACCGGAAGaagatgtttttgttttttctaccGATGTCCGCACTGATCTACAACCATATTTCTACAACCAAATCAGACCAACGAAACGCATCGCGCTCAGCGGAATCATGAGCCTTTTTGATCCGCTAGGATTCTTGGCGCCATTCACTATTCTTGGGAAACTCCTACTCCAGGATCTTTGGCGGACCGGATGTGAATGGGACCAGGTGATTGACGACGATAGCTTCGCAAAATGGCAACAATTTACTTCCTTCATGCCAGCTGTTGGGTCTGTGAAAATCGAACGCTGTTATCTGCAAACTTTTTCCCCGGAAGCATACCGCACTTTAGAATTGCATACGTTTGTGGATGCCTCCGAACAGGCGTATGGGGCAACATCTTTCTTTCGCATTACTGAGGGAAATAGCTACCGATGTTCACTAGTCATGGCGAAAACTAAAGTGAGCCCGCTTAAGCAGTTGTCAATTCCCAGGATGGAACTGTGTGCTGCAGTTCTCGGCTCTGCACTTGCTAACAAAATCGAATGCGAACACGATCTGAAGGTGACGAAGCGAGTGTTCTGGTCCGATTCCCGGACAGTGCTATCTTGGATTCGCTCCGACCAACGTAAATATAAACCGTTCGTTGGGTTTCGTATCGGAACAATTTTGCAGAATACAAAAATCGACGAATGGCGATGGGTGCCAACCAAACACAACATCGCTGACATCGTGACGAAACCGAGTGCTAGTCTGTTCTTAGGAACTGACAGTCCCTGGTTTCTAGGCCCAGATTTTTTGCGAAAAGATGAGAGCGAGTGGCCAGAGCAACATTTACCTTCTCCGAACACCACTGAAGAACTTCGTGTTTGCCATCAACATCATACTACGATATCTTCTTTTTCCCTTATTGATGTCACACGAATTTCGAAATGGAATATTCTCCTGCGTACCATATGCTGTGTGTTTCGTTTCGCTTCAAATTGTCGACGTAAAGCGAAAAAAGAACCGATCGAGACAGTTGAAGCTCCAGATTCTACGAAAAGGTTGGTTGTTCGTTTTGTGCCTGGAGTGGTGGTTCCGCTGCAGCAAAGCGAGTATGAGCGTGCCGAGACGGTGTTGTGGAAGATGGCTCAACATCAACACTACTTCGATGAATTAGCAACTCTGAAAAAGAACGAGGGACTGCCGAAAGAAAAGTGGCTAAGTATCGAGAAAACAAGTCCGTTACATCGTTTATTGCCGTTTCTCGATGACTTGGGAGTACTTCGCGTCGACGGGAGGATTAGAGAAGCCACTTTTATTCCGTTTGATACCCGTTTCCCCATCATTCTGCCAAAAGAGCATGCCGTCACATATCATCTTATCAACTTCTATCATCAGCGATACGGCCATGCTAATAAGGAGACGGTTTTTAACGAAATGCGCCAACGATTCCACATATCTAAACTTCGTCCAGTAATCGATCGTGTGGGGAAGCAGTGCCAGTGGTGTGCAGTTCGAAAAACCCGACCGAGACCAGCAAGAATGGCCCCTCTTCCTGTCGAACGTATCACACCCTATTTGAAGCCGTTTAGCTATGTCGGTGTGGACTATTTTGGGCCGATCGAGGTG is a window encoding:
- the LOC129738313 gene encoding uncharacterized protein LOC129738313; translation: MASSSCGKCDRLDTDEMVACESCSARFHCDCVGESPGVTGRKFKCDVCLSKKTRKTTTKKPTKVGDSSANLPPTQSLGTIREVCGNLAVLVDPVLPIPPVMSENYTRTPDCDQATIISQGRHTAGLMELDFDQELQKMRDEMERNERKLEQERVLREKQLEFERQYAEKRQKQEKQLQQKQLEMEKSILAKKLADEMEFQQQQRALREDYERARSEMLSVSQEEAIGGYDPIKERDDLSGVEKVKKWLRDDEPKQINDAINPHSGCKFERPTYPKPLAEKVQKRIISDEQSSASGIDDYPPRAGVVQSVVDREPQPGPTRAQLAARSALLRNLPTFSGKPEEWPLFISSYKNSTEACGLSNQENLVRLQDCLKGPALESVRSRLMLPSSVPKIIEMLREVYGRPEQLIHSLLSKVKRAAAPRADRLDTFIQFGMVVQELCDHLEAADLHDHLVNPTLIQELVEKLPAATKREWVQFKRAERRTTLRTFADFTSKIMSEASEVTLVVDQKFSDLRLGEKPRSKEKGFLHAHSSGAVGNPFPVPSICRFCRKDNHRIRNCDDFRSRPLKERIRLMNQWKLCERCLNEHDGWCRFKITCNVGSCRQHHHPLVHRDSRESQPTRQNSAQTIDVFPAQNPMPINAHHDTKFPVIFRMAPVTIHNGNHSIKTIAYIDEGSSITLIEDNLARELKLRGIPQPLTLQWTANVVRHEALSECVCVEISGDGGDRFQLSDAHTVKKMHLPRQLIDFQQISNQYPHLRGLFAATHTGEEPRILIGLNNVFLFAPLESRVGDPSEPIAVRSHLGWTIYGPRKPQGSSVFVGCHDEMRVTNLDLHDQIRTYFQADDSGFLVKELPESDDLKRARSILNRTTVRVDGRYEVGLLWAKDDIKLPDSFAMALQREKHFERRLKKNPHIEQVVRQQVEAYLSKRYAHKATPEELDSAVPGRIWYLPLNYVENPKKPGKVRLVWDAAAQAHGISLNSVLLPGPDLLTSLPAVIQRFRERKVAFGADLREMYHQIRVREQDRQAQRFLFRSNPNVEPEIYIMDVCTFGSACSPAVAQFVKKLNATQFVDKFPEAVGVIDRRHYVDDYYDCTDTEEQAITRAQQVRYIHQQAGFEFHGWVSNRKSVLQALGAPSTPEVALSDPKTSGTQRVLGIIWKPEEDVFVFSTDVRTDLQPYFYNQIRPTKRIALSGIMSLFDPLGFLAPFTILGKLLLQDLWRTGCEWDQVIDDDSFAKWQQFTSFMPAVGSVKIERCYLQTFSPEAYRTLELHTFVDASEQAYGATSFFRITEGNSYRCSLVMAKTKVSPLKQLSIPRMELCAAVLGSALANKIECEHDLKVTKRVFWSDSRTVLSWIRSDQRKYKPFVGFRIGTILQNTKIDEWRWVPTKHNIADIVTKPSASLFLGTDSPWFLGPDFLRKDESEWPEQHLPSPNTTEELRVCHQHHTTISSFSLIDVTRISKWNILLRTICCVFRFASNCRRKAKKEPIETVEAPDSTKRLVVRFVPGVVVPLQQSEYERAETVLWKMAQHQHYFDELATLKKNEGLPKEKWLSIEKTSPLHRLLPFLDDLGVLRVDGRIREATFIPFDTRFPIILPKEHAVTYHLINFYHQRYGHANKETVFNEMRQRFHISKLRPVIDRVGKQCQWCAVRKTRPRPARMAPLPVERITPYLKPFSYVGVDYFGPIEVTVGRRSEKRWIVLFTCLSVRAIHLEVAYRLNTDSCIMAIRRFVLRRGPPVTFFSDNGTNLKAASKELQEQIKRIDTASANVFTNARTRWSFNPPSAPHMGGIWERMVRSTKAAMATLTSGSRMTDEILLTVITEAEEIVNTRPLVYLPQDSDEPESLTPNHFLRGSSSGQLDLPIPPTGEAAALRSSYRRSQLLSDELWKRWLKEYLPSLNVRSKWIESNEPLKKDDLVFVTDDLCRNSWIRGQIVDVIPGKDNQVRQVLVRTSSGVFRRPVTKLAVIEVGSSSKSDSEAGSGQVLRAGEC